One Micromonas commoda chromosome 7, complete sequence genomic window carries:
- a CDS encoding predicted protein, which yields MTRIDHADIRNSAEMELANVMRIEEAERDTVRQFFTMLGDGGWSHSGASDGTDIFKLPGERIHRIMGVTRTTATPEEVLTFFSEPKNFDKHFKILDEMFKDGAVVKIGGQGLELAASGSRQRMHKLGNFAALSIGGKDRSGPTDLSDVADGAIGLLDKARRSPVGIKLQSFVRSKILKEHGAASTIASLPSSQDAAIGEALAAGPGASFREGQFKDLPGHALLHGTFRLPAIVPDRDFIWDQVALRLPTGSVLIAGKSVDDAEVSDVPSPKGHVRGAVLTSGYYITPRWSQDGEMEGSQIAFVVQADPKGVLPAWVVNLVAPKQAHNVTRLRKFLDSN from the exons ATGACGAGGATCGATCAT GCGGACATCCGCAACTCCGCGGAGATGGAACTCGCGAACGTG ATGCGcatcgaggaggctgagcgcgacACCGTCCGCCAGTTTTTCACcatgctcggcgacgggggctgGAGCCACTCTGGCGCCTCCGACGGCACCGACATCTTCAAGCTCCCGGGCGAGCGGATCCATCGCATCATGGGGGTGACGAGgaccaccgcgacgcccgaggaGGTGCTCACGTTTTTCTCCGAGCCCAAGAACTTCGACAAGCACTTCAAGATCCTCGACGAGATGTTcaaggacggcgcggtggtcaaGATCGGGGGCCAGGGCctggagctcgcggcgtcgggctcgagGCAGCGGATGCACAAGCTCGGCAACTTCGCGGCGCTGTCAATCGGCGGGAAAGATCGGAGCGGACCCACCGACCtcagcgacgtcgccgacggggcCATCGGTCTGCTGGACAAGGCCAGGCGCTCGCCCGTGGGGATCAAGCTGCAGTCCTTCGTCAGGAGCAAGATTTTAAAggagcacggcgcggcgtcgacgatcgcgtcgcttcCGTCGTCGCAGGATGCGGCCATcggggaggcgctcgcggcggggcccgGGGCTTCGTTCCGCGAGGGTCAGTTTAAGGACCTCCCCGGCCACGCGCTGCTGCACGGGACGTTTCGTTTGCCCGCCATCGTGCCGGACAGGGACTTCATCTGGGACCAGGTGGCGCTGCGTTTGCCCACCGGGAGCGTGCTCATCGCGGGAAAGTCCGTGGATGACGCCGAGGTGAGCGACGTTCCGTCGCCCAAGGGTCACGTGCGGGGCGCCGTGCTCACCAGCGGGTACTACATAACCCCGCGGTGGTCGCAGGATGGGGAGATGGAGGGGTCGCAGATTGCGTTCGTGGTGCAGGCGGACCCCAAGGGGGTGCTTCCGGCGTGGGTGGTGAACCTGGTGGCTCCCAAGCAGGCGCACAACGTGACTCGCCTGCGGAAGTTTCTCGATTCCAACTGA
- a CDS encoding predicted protein has protein sequence MADGAGGEGRASHGMDPKDFHHTGLRLEWGHAHAPDGFEVFSLAVSPDGTAVCAGGACPADPGCARVWVWLLGEEDAVSEETMTRRVDRARSGARASTAADVAASSTARRAHVLRAEGAVAALSVAVAGDVVVSGMADGSVWAWNLRDGTLRWGGRECDPHPALAKLPRRRRRDRNPFAAFVGRVDPGGFEPRQVRFLIAPPTPPPAANAAARLPGTRFDPRDAAHLVVGSVGGHAVFPVWDAGTGEPPSGESDRSIPELGGHGRGWEEDSSTNRRYAEEPAASYARDDPWRGDGRDGGDQIAPHVASSGDGRVLYVTSLDAKEVRAWRIRSGGGDTAVFGTNGAATRAWTSERLAVRGLRLAGLTSLPRTRGVRRGDAAGGDAAGGELVATCCAPMVDGTCYAAPDAPIKVVLIDAEDGQEVRRFELEGVTACNRFIDCGSLAGGGGGTLLFLAHRDGSIWIHAARSGAQIAALHAHSTWAGTSGHHRLLPACVAIVGDGEFLWAATTDGQCVHRYQVGPPRTWTRASHRRFPAAFRRAVKTLVTSVHVRNARGRAGLGGPLGSAGAVLMSAGPGLRGEQIGDGFSGKGAAQLWGEGFAEVCAIEPAILELVVARIARLTHGSCVET, from the coding sequence AtggcggacggggcgggcggcgagggccgcgccTCGCACGGCATGGATCCCAAGGACTTCCATCACACCGGGTTGAGGTTGGAGTGGggccacgcgcacgcgccggacgGGTTCGAGGtcttctccctcgccgtctccccGGACGGCACCGCCGTgtgcgcgggaggcgcgtgCCCCGCCGACCCGGGATGCGCCCGGGTGTGGGTGTGGCTcctcggggaggaggacgcggtgtCGGAGGAGACGAtgacgcgccgcgtcgacagGGCGAGGtcgggagcgcgcgcgtccaccgcggcggacgtcgccgcgtcgagcaccgcgcgtcgcgcgcacgtcctccgcgcggaaggagccgtcgcggcgttatccgtcgccgtcgccggagacgtcgtcgtgaGCGGCATGGCGGACGGGAGCGTGTGGGCGTGGAACCTCCGGGACGGGACCCTTCGATGGGGCGGCCGCGAGTGCGACCCGCACCCCGCGCTAGCCAAGCTcccgaggaggcgaaggcgcgatCGGAACCCCTTCGCAGCGttcgtcgggcgcgtcgacccgggCGGGTTCGAGCCGAGGCAGGTGCGTTtcctcatcgcgccgcccacacccccgccggccgcgaacgccgccgcccgcctccccGGAACGCGTTTCGATCCCCGAGACGCGGCGCACCTGGTCGTCGGGAGCGTCGGCGGTCACGCGGTGTTCCCCGTGTGGGACGCCGGCACCGGAGAGCCCCCGAGCGGCGAATCAGATCGTTCGATCCCCGAGCTGGGCGGACACGGGCGGGGGTGGGAGGAGGACTCGTCCACCAACCGTCGGTACGCGGAagaacccgccgcgtcgtacgcccgcgacgatccgtggcgcggcgacggcaggGACGGGGGGGACCAAATCGCCCCGcacgtcgcctcgtccgggGACGGCCGCGTCCTGTACGTCACGAGTTTGGACGCGAAGGAGGTGAGGGCGTGGCGCATTCGttccgggggcggcgacacagctgtgttcGGTACtaacggcgcggcgacgcgcgcgtggacgtcggaGCGTCTGGCGGTTCGGGGTCTTCGACTCGCGGGTTTGACGTCGctgccgaggacgcgcggtgTTCGAAGAggcgacgcagccggcggcgacgccgccggcggtgagTTGGTCGCGACGTGTTGCGCGCCGATGGTGGACGGCACGTGTtacgccgcgccggacgcgcccaTCAAGGTGGtgctcatcgacgccgaggacggccaGGAGGTCAGACGGTTCGAACTCGAAGGGGTCACCGCGTGCAACAGGTTCATCGACTGCGGGTCCTTGgcgggtggcggtggcgggacCTTGCTGTTCCTAGCGCACCGGGACGGGTCCATCTGGatccacgcggcgaggagcggggCGCAAATCGCCGCGCTTCACGCGCACTCCACGTGGGCGGGAACGAGCGGCCACCACCGCCTGTTAccggcgtgcgtcgccatcgtcggtgacggcgagTTTCTGTGGGCCGCCACCACGGACGGGCAGTGCGTGCACCGGTACCAGGtgggcccgccgcggacgtggaccCGGGCGTCGCACCGAAGGTTCCCAGCCGCGTTCAGGCGGGCGGTGAAAACGCTGGTGACGAGCGTGCACGtgaggaacgcgcgggggcgggcgggctTAGGGGGTCCTTTAGGGAGTGCAGGCGCGGTGCTGATGAGCGCGGGGCCGGGGCTCAGGGGCGAGCAGATCGGGGACGGGTTCAGCgggaagggcgcggcgcagctGTGGGGCGAGGGCTTCGCCGAGGTGTGCGCGATTGAGCCAGCCATCTTGGAGCTGGTGgtggcgaggatcgcgaggCTGACGCACGGGAGCTGCGTGGAGACGTGA
- a CDS encoding predicted protein: MSVETHRAELVDQSLPMPRRFRALFTLRSIGGDDAVAALLGAMTDDPSALFRHEVAFALGQMQAPGAVDVLKRVLRDVTDDEMVRHECAEALGAIATEECVDALRDACVDGCRVVRETATLALRRLEHARAKRGEAKDAVEAPASKTLGSAKERLSAPAAAAPAPANGAPRDGVDADSPYLSVDPVPAAPASVPSDALTAVLLDESADMWDRYGAMFALRNRGDGPGVARTLGEVLGSSQSALLKHEACYVLGQLQEADATARASLVRTLEDVREHPMVRHEAAEAIGSIAAPDTENLLRKYAGDGDRIVAESCEVALDIMASEMSGEFVPLAACGEVAA, translated from the coding sequence ATGAGCGTCGAGACGCACCGAGCCGAGCTCGTGGACCAGTCGCTGCCCATGCCGCGAAGGTTCCGCGCGCTCTTCACCCTGCGcagcatcggcggcgacgacgccgtcgccgcgctgctgggCGCCATGACGGACGATCCCTCGGCGCTGTTCCGCCACGAGGTCGCCTTCGCGCTGGGGCAGATGCAGGCGCCcggggcggtggacgtcCTCAAGCGGGTGCTGAGGGACGtgacggacgacgagatgGTCAGGCACGAGTGCGCCGAGGCGTTGGGAGCCATCGCCACGGAGGAGTGCGTGGACGCGCTGAGGGACGCCTGCGTCGACGGCTGCCGGGTCGTGCGcgagacggcgacgctcgcgctgcggcggctcgagcacgcgcgcgcgaaacgcggggaggcgaaggacgccgtcgaagcaCCCGCGAGTAAGACCCTCGGATCCGCCAAGGAGAGgctctccgcgcccgccgccgccgcgcccgcgcccgcgaacggtgcgccgcgcgacggcgtcgacgccgattCCCCGTACCTCTCCGTCGATccggtcccggcggcgcccgcgtccgttCCATCCGACGCCCTCACCGCCGTCCTCCTAGACGAATCCGCGGACATGTGGGACAGGTACGGCGCCATGTTCGCGCTGCGCAACAGGGGCGACGGACCGGGCGTGGCGCGGACGCTGGGCGAGGTGCTCGGGTCGTCCCAATCGGCGCTGCTGAAGCACGAGGCGTGTTACGTCCTCGGGCAGCTccaggaggcggacgccaccgcgagggcgtcgctcGTGAGGACGCTCGAGGACGTTCGCGAGCACCCGATGGTGCGacacgaggcggcggaggcgatcgggtccatcgccgcgccggacacgGAAAATCTGCTGAGAAAGtacgcgggggacggggacaGGATAGTCGCCGAGTCGTGCGAGGTGGCCCTCGACATAATGGCCTCCGAAATGTCGGGGGAGTTcgtgccgctcgcggcgtgcggggAGGTGGCCGCGTGA
- a CDS encoding predicted protein — MGRSRSVSRTDSRSRSSSRSRSRSKREKREKRHRRDRKDRKHRSVSRTDSRSRSSSRSRSRSRREKRDRRDKRDRKDRKHRKHRKHRKRRRRSHSSSRSRSRSRSRSRERKEDRGRSRPRSREAKRERSRTLSPRELDGSRVEPPQPAHPPRDDDRSFGRAGDDRRRPGDAAWGRGRSRSRDRTSRRRDDGGYIRDAYDRAPPRRSPEHDRGRDASRDRGGGGRGGHDDRRPPPAHYGHDRRGDHHHHRRGDHRRSPPRERAAPRHGGRTGSFFGRAADIPRRAFGQSMTHLPRGPENIPGAAPVVIVDEEDPPPVAYGEELEGTGEPAWAGAAGFGLKEGSAGKEGGPPTWGDRYPASVEGLGEEIADFVEYASPDADELRSRFAAMRRLDSVAKSLWPGSEAEPFGSTKHRMLLHGSDLDVRIRTVGKFENIPECHGINQLGAEVMKQPWAVDMDPKVTGRVPQISYVDSISKLRCKVCVGNRQTVRGTSFFNSPMIPLSARFPAFKVLMLPVKTVFKQRGLEKSFAGGVGTFRIGMMLLNYLAMHAPASTRPPTPDVLGGALIGFFRYYASAPADGSEWQRWTEPFAFAGDLYVMGVQVDFSGCAMGEVWTVFATCAKSLESCPVGAPCGTSALSRVVKESIVVGAREETRSAARRVENQTPPETKMPGYLAPERRSYGAPVAAAAVPTLHGDGGSRNAASSSDEAPTRCLTLKNMFDPAQIGDGGEGDAWWVDIGEEVREECAKHGAVTHLAVDRHSQGFVFVKFATPEAATGARSTLHARWFGGRLVTCEFTAEDEYDVKHGVR; from the coding sequence ATGGGTCGCTCCCGATCCGTCTCCCGGACAGACTCGCGATCCCGTTCCTcgagccgcagccgcagccgcagcaaGAGGGAGAAGAGGGAGAAGCGGCACAGGAGGGACAGGAAGGACCGAAAGCACCGATCCGTCTCTCGGACAGATTCGCGATCCCGGTCCTCGAGCCGCAGTCGCAGCCGCAGCAGGAGGGAGAAGAGGGACAGGCGGGACAAGAGGGACAGGAAAGACCGAAAGCATCGGAAGCATCGGAAGCATCGCAAGCGGAGGCGAAGGTCCCACTCCTCGTCCAGGAGCAGGAGCAGGAGCAGGAGCAGGAGCAGGGAGAGGAAAGAAGATCGCGGACGATCTCGGCCACGATCGCGCGAGGCCAAGCGCGAGAGGTCCAGGACCCTATCcccccgcgagctcgacggatCGCGCGTGGAACCACCCCAACCCGCGCATCCTCCCCGAGACGACGATCGTTCGTTCGGCcgggcgggcgacgatcgtcggcgaccgggcgacgccgcatgggggagggggaggagcCGATCGAGGGACCGAAccagtcgccgacgcgacgacggcgggtaCATTCGCGACGCGTACGATCGCGCTCCCCCGAGGCGCTCCCCCGAACACGACCGAGGGAGGGACGCGAGTagggaccgcggcggcggcggtcgcggcggacacgacgaccgacgaccgccgcccgcgcacTACGgccacgaccgccgcggcgatcatcatcatcatcgccgcggggatcATCGCAGATCCCCGCCGAgggagagggcggcgccgaggcacgGCGGACGGACGGGCTCGTTCttcggccgcgccgcggacatccCACGACGGGCGTTCGGCCAGTCCATGACGCACCTCCCGCGGGGACCGGAGAACAtaccgggcgccgcgccggtggtcatcgtcgacgaggaggatccgccgccggtggcgtaCGGTGAGGAGCTGGAGGGGACGGGCGAACCGGCGTgggcgggagccgcggggtTCGGGTTGAAGGAAGGGAGTGCGGGGAAGGAAGGGGGTCCACCGACGTGGGGTGACCGCTACCCCGCGTCGGTGGAGGGTTTGGGCGAGGAGATTGCCGACTTTGTCGAGTATgcgtcgcccgacgccgatgagctTCGTtcgcggttcgcggcgatgcgtcgGCTGGATTCGGTGGCCAAGTCGCTGTGGCCGGGATCGGAGGCTGAGCCGTTCGGCAGCACCAAGCACCGGATGCTGCTGCACGGGAGCGACCTGGACGTTCGGATCAGGACGGTGGGTAAGTTTGAGAACATCCCCGAGTGCCACGGGATCAACCAGCTCGGCGCTGAGGTGATGAAGCAGCCGTGGGCGGTTGACATGGACCCGAAGGTGACCGGCCGGGTGCCCCAGATTTCCTACGTCGACTCCATCAGCAAGCTGCGGTGCAAGGTGTGCGTGGGGAACAGGCAGACCGTGCGGGGAACGTCCTTCTTCAACTCGCCGATGATCCCGCTGTCCGCGCGCTTTCCCGCGTTCAAGGTGCTGATGCTCCCGGTCAAGACGGTGTTCAAACAGCGCGGTTTGGAGAAGtcgttcgcgggcggggtgggcACCTTCAGGATCGGCATGATGCTCCTCAACTACCTCGCCATGCACGCcccggcgtccacgcgcccgcccacccccgacgtcctcggcggggcgCTCATCGGCTTCTTCAGGTACtacgcctcggcgccggcggacggCTCCGAGTGGCAGCGGTGGACCGAAcccttcgccttcgccggaGACTTGTACGTCATGGGCGTGCAGGTGGACTTTTCCGGGTGCGCGATGGGCGAGGTGTGGACCGTGTTCGCCACCTGCGCGAAATCCCTCGAGTCGtgtcccgtcggcgccccgtGTGGAACGTCCGCGCTGAGCCGCGTGGTGAAGGAGTCCATCGTGGTtggggcgcgggaggagacgaggtcggcggcgaggcgggtcGAAAACCAGACGCCGCCCGAGACGAAGATGCCGGGGTACCTCGCCCCCGAGCGGCGCAGCTacggcgcgccggtcgccgcggcggcggtgcccaccctccacggcgacggcggttcgaggaacgcggcgagcagctCCGACGAGGCGCCCACGAGGTGCCTCACGCTGAAGAACATGTTCGATCCGGCACAGATtggggacgggggcgaagGGGACGCGTGGTGGGTGGacatcggcgaggaggtcagGGAGGAGTGCGCCAAGCAcggggcggtgacgcaccTCGCGGTGGACAGGCACAGCCAGGGGTTCGTGTTCGTCAAGTTTGCCacgcccgaggcggcgacgggggcgagatCGACCCTCCACGCGAGGTGGTTCGGGGGCCGGTTGGTCACGTGCGAATTCACCGCAGAGGACGAATACGACGTTAAACACGGCGTGAGATGA
- a CDS encoding predicted protein translates to RNARLPPEVNRALYVRNLPFNITADEMYDIFGKYGAIRQIRLGDKRDTRGTAYVVYEDIYDAKNAVDHLSGFNVANRYLIVLYYNPAKTAKKRD, encoded by the coding sequence CGCAACGCGCGGCTCCCGCCCGAGGTTAACCGCGCGCTGTACGTGCGCAACCTCCCGTTCAATatcaccgccgacgagatGTACGACATCTTCGGCAAGTACGGCGCGATCCGCCAGATCAGGCTCGGGGACAAGCGGGACACTCGCGGCACGGCGTACGTGGTGTACGAGGACATCTACGACGCGAAGAACGCGGTGGATCACCTGTCGGGGTTCAACGTGGCGAACAGGTACCTCATCGTGCTGTACTATAACCCGGCGAAGACGGCCAAGAAacgggac
- a CDS encoding predicted protein — protein sequence EVLRTVGEGAYGVVMRCRDRVSGEIVAVKEFKINSADPDVEEVRRTSTREVTVLRALSHPNIVAYLGDFYAGEKLYVAMEYLPRTLLEILDDTNGAGLPSEDVRLYVHQLCDAVAFMHAAGYVYRDIKPENLLVDDSKRLKLCDFGFARRIDVADARGNSRGKDPLTDYVATRWYRAPELLLGQPYAGADGATTRTGYGQPVDMWAVGCLMGELTDGEPLFPGDSDVDQLRLLQRCLGRLTPGQMMAFSLNPNNAGVTFDDLRDAEPEGLDARYAGKMSTLELDFCGRLLTMNPKERITGEECLRHPYLAEHNRAED from the coding sequence GAGGTTTTGCGAACGGTGGGCGAGGGAGCGTACGGGGTGGTGATGCGATGCCGCGACCGCGTGAGCGGGGAGATTGTCGCGGTGAAGGAGTTCAAGATCAACTCGGCGGACCCTGACGTGGAGGAGGtgcggcggacgtcgacgcgggaggTGACGGTGCTCCGAGCGTTGTCCCACCCCAACATCGTCGCGTACCTCGGAGACTTTTACGCCGGGGAGAAGCTGTACGTCGCCATGGAGTACCTACCGAGGACGTTACTGGAGATTCTCGACGACACCAACGGCGCGGGGTTACCCTCCGAAGACGTCCGCCTGTACGTCCACCAGCtgtgcgacgcggtggcgttcatgcacgccgccgggtaCGTGTACCGAGACATCAAGCCGGAGAACTTACTCGTGGACGATTCCAAGCGCCTGAAGCTGTGCGACTTTGGGTTTGCGCGGAggatcgacgtcgcggacgcccgGGGGAACTCGCGTGGTAAGGACCCGCTCACGGATTACGTCGCCACGCGATGGTACCGCGCGCCGGAGCTGCTCTTGGGTCAGCCctacgccggcgccgacggcgcgacgactcgCACGGGGTACGGTCAGCCGGTGGACATGTGGGCCGTCGGGTGCCTCATGGGGGAGCTGACGGACGGTGAGCCGCTCTTCCCCGGGGACTCCGACGTCGATCAGCTGCGGCTGCTGCAGCGGTGCCTCGGGCGGCTCACGCCGGGGCAGATGATGGCGTTTTCGCTCAACCCCAACAACGCCGGGGTCACCTTCGACGATTTGAGGGACGCGGAGCCCGAGGGACTGGACGCCAGGTACGCGGGGAAGATGTcgacgctcgagctcgacttTTGCGGTCGGTTGTTGACGATGAACCCGAAGGAGAGGATCACGGGCGAGGAGTGCCTGCGACACCCGTACCTCGCGGAGCACAATCGAGCAGAGGACTGA